From Arachis hypogaea cultivar Tifrunner chromosome 3, arahy.Tifrunner.gnm2.J5K5, whole genome shotgun sequence:
aacataaaattaatatGTACAAATAACTCATTAAATGATTTAAACATGATTAGATCCttcatataaatatttatatatatttttatctattcttcctattaattatattattttttagattaattttaatatactattaatataaaattattttatatatatatttaattacataatatcatattaataaaataaatattttttatatttattacgtaaataattatttaaagaaCAATTATAAATATACGATTATATTATAATGAAAATTCATGTGcagtcaacttcacatgaagttaatagttgagaaCTGTTAGAtggtttgattgatttgactaaatttttatctaacgattcttaactattaatttcacgtgaagttgactgcacctgagtttccatctAATATTACACTAGTTAGggtatcaaaattattttttgttttttctcgtGCGGTGGTGGCGCATTCGTTTAATTTTATAAAGAAAATGAAGAGATAAATAAAACAGCGGAAAATGAGAGTTCCAAATAAAAAccgttctttcttttctttctgtcAACATTCCATCAAAACTTCCGTCAGTATTCTCATCCACGGTTCTCTCTGTTGAACACCAAAAACCCTTTGCTTCTGCCAACAGAAACTATTAAGACTTCGCTCGCCAATACCACCAAACCCTAACGATTTCCAAAGCGGTCATTGTGACCTTTCATCTTGTGACTCGCTGAATTGAATCGGATTCGAATCTGACTCATCGGAAATCTATCCACTCACTCATGGGTGCTGCGGGCTCTAAGCTCGAGAAGGCTCTCGGCGACCAATTCCCCGAAGGAGAACGTTACTTCGGCCTAGAGAATTTTGGCAATACTTGTTACTGCAACAGTGTTTTGCAGGTTTCTCAACTGATTCATGGTTTTCGTTCTTTAATTCTATCTTCTGCTTTCAATCCTTAGCATcgatgattctttttttttttttcctttccttttggtCTATTCATTCTATGGGAAGTTTGCTGAAGATGTGTGTTTTTTGGTTCTGCTGTTGACTTGCTTCTTGAACTTCGACGTGCTTGATTTGTGAATCGATATTAGGATTGGGGATGTGCGATTTTTACTTCCGACCCGCGACTCTTAATCATCTTTCATAAGTTTTTTGTTGAAATTGATTGATAGTCTATTGAAATTTTAAGGCTAAACTATTATTCAATGTTTTCTTTATATGGTCCACACTACATTTTGTAAAAGCATTTACCTTTTCTAAAAACATCTTTAGTGATGGTATATGAAGATGTGTATGATTATTCTTGTTTTGTAAATATCTTCATGGTTCTTGACTAGTAACTTATCATTTCATTTTGCTACTTACTGCAGGCACTATACTTTTGTGTTCCATTTCGTGAACAATTACTAGAGTATTATGGAAATAACAAAAGCATTGGGGAGTTGGAAGAAAATCTTTTAACTTGCTTAGCTGACTTATTTTCACAGGTAATTAGCCTGTAGTTTGGTCGATTCTGGGCTTCACATGCATCATGCCCCAGCTTGTTTCATCTTTGATAAACTCAACCATGATATTTGTTCTTTGAATGCCTTTGAATTTGTAgccgttttattttttttatttgataacaATATtactagacttttttttttttatttatatgttgattcatttatttatttattttggtagaAGAAAATTCATCAGAGATAAGAGATAAACAAGTACAAGCATAGAAGATAAAATATCCTATTAAATAAAAACAGGAAATAGAAGAGCCTCCAACCAAGACAAATTGTATGCTTCTTTATCTTGGTTGCAATTTGTAAATGTTAAACATATATTTATTTCTCTTGGTGTAGATAAGTTCGCAGAAGAAGAAAACTGGTGTCATTGCTCCTAAACGATTTGTGCAGAGGttgaaaaaacagaatgaaatcTTCCGCAGCTATATGCACCAGGTATGTTCAAACTGTCAAGATTCAAGAATCAACTTCCTTCAATGAAATTCATTAGAAACATAATTTTTTGTTGTGGATTTCCTTATTTTTTCCCTTCTGGGTAGGACGCCCACGAATTCCTGAATTATTTGCTGAATGAACTTGTTGACATTTTGGAGAAAGAAGCCCATACTGTACAAAATGATCAAGAGACGTCCCCACCTTCTGAGAAGGCTGCAAACGGGCTCACAAATGGTACAATTAATGGTGCAAAGAAAGATCCTTTGGTTACTTGGGTGCACAAAAATTTCCAGGTGACCTTGTTCTGCCAATTTAACATTTGCCACCTTAAATTTTGATTGTTAATCCTTCTTTTGTGGGTAGGGGAAGGGGGTTACTCTTGTAATGAACATAAAATATCTTATATATACTTCTTTCTGTATGGATTTTCATTATTGTAACTTGCTCTGATTAGGGAATACTCACAAATGAAACAAGGTGCTTGCAATGTGAAACAGTGACAGCCAGAGATGAAACATTTCTTGACTTGAGCCTTGATATTGAGCAAAATAGTTCAATTACAAGCTGTTTGAAAAATTTCAGTTCCACTGAGACGTTGAATGCTGAAGACAAATTTTTTTGTGACAAATGCTGCAGGTATATTTATTTACCTTACAGTTTCACTAGCAGGCACAAATTTAAGCTTTATATTGCCTCAATCGTTTTGAATCATATGCCTTTATCTCAACAATTTCATTGGTTTTTATACCTCAAGTTTTCTTATGATACCAGTTTGCAAGAGGCTCAGAAAAGGATGAAGATAAAGAAACCACCTCACATCTTGGTCATCCATTTGAAGCGGTTTAAGTACATGGAACAGCTGGGCCGCTACAAGAAGCTATCTTACAGAGTTGTCTTCCCCCTCGAGCTGAAATTGAGTAACACCGTTGATGAAGCAGACATTGAGTATTCTCTATTTGCGGTGGTTGTACATGTGGGAAGTGGCCCCAACCATGGGCATTATGTTAGCCTTGTGAAAAGCCATAATCACTGGTTATTTTTCGATGACGAAAATGTTGAGATGATTGACGAATCTGCTGTGCAAACTTTCTTTGGATCAGCACAGGAATATTCCAGTAATACAGACCACGGGTACATTTTGTTCTATGAAAGCCTTGGCCTGGGTAACCGGAGTTAGACGGAGGAGTTCTATGAATTTTAGGTACTCAATCATTTGGAACCCATCtggtttatatatttattttctttactACCGTCTTCATTTTTCAACCCTTTGAAGGAGATTTTACGTCCTTCAGACAGAGGATATACGGTTGTGAAAATGTAAACTTAGGTGGATGGCATGTACAGTGGATGACGataacattatatttttttttttttttgcattttctttttcacaaTAATAGCAGTAAAAATATATGGGTGGAAATTTCACCGACATCGCTGCAAATGTCCACCAAGATTAGCAACTAACTTGTGTTTGAATAATTTGCACTCAGACTACACTTTACAGTGTATATATTACTAAGTTTTGTTATAGGTGGGCATTCTTTGGACTAATAAGAGTATGTCTTCGGACGCATAAACTAACTACTTGAGTATCCATTCCAATGATGTTTCAAATGGCGCTGGGATTAAATGATTTTATTGTGAAAAGCTGGGCGGAATAAGGAAGTATCATTCTGCGTTACCATAACTCATGTATGACCAAGGTATTAGATTAAAGTCGAGTATTTTTAGTAGTTACATCGCTTTGAACCTATAACGTCGCATTTCAGCAATTATCTGCTGTACAAGGGAAGCAGGGAACAAGTAgtattattaaaaaagaaaaaagacatCAAAACTAAGGCAACATATCGTCAGACTCCTAGGTGCAATGCTCATTCTATTCCATAAAACAATGGAACATATGCTAAATTCTAAATGACTGTAAGCATGAAAGTATCCTCGTCCAGCAAAGTTTCAAGATCAATGAGGTTATcaaattctcttctctcttctgaaCTCCTATGATGTTTTAGCTGCAAAAGGCATATACACAAGATGTTCTTTACTGCCACAAACAGAACAAACAGTCATGTGCAAGGCCTGATATAATGCTCTCAAGTTGATGCAACTCTGAATTCATAAATCTCACACGAAGAAATCAATGTTGAGCTTGAGCAGAACGTTTGGATATATTTTTAACGGAATGAAAATTACTGCTTTGATATATtgactggaaaaaaaaaaagaacataccGCTGATTTACAAAGCAGGAAAATTGATAAAAACTCATAAAAGAAGGGGTAAAGTACCTGGTTTTCTTGGATCTCAGTTACAACATTCAACAGCCTATGGTATTGGTCTCTTGCCTCTGGATACTGAACCATTGACTTCACCCTGGATAGGGCTTTCTGCAACCTTTCCTCTGTTTGCTTTCTGCCTTCTTTCAAGAAATCATACTCATCCTCCTTGCACTGTGTATCTTGTACCATAGTTCCCTCGGGAACATCTTCCAATTTAAATCCACGTAAACCACTACCTTTTCGGCGCCAGCGCAAAATAACTTTTTCTAAAATTCCAACTGACCAAATTATCTTTCCACAGTTCTTCCTAACCTGGTGCCCCCTTACATGAGCCTAAATAATGGAAACTGAGAAGTTAGAATCATATCAATTAGAAGCGTTCCTGGAAGAAgaataggaataaaaattaaaggTAAATGTGAACAGTATGACCATTTATGACATTGGGACACACCTGAATTTTAACTATTCTTTGGCGAATCATCAAAAATTCTTTTCTGCCCTTCCAACTGCGGAATTTGTTCTGGATTCGTATTGCAGCTGCATGTACAGGCTCATTGCGTTGTCCAACCTTGTGTGGTTTTACAGTTATAAGAGAAAGAGCATCTTCATCAGATATTCCAAATTTATCATCATATTCTTTCAGTTGTTTTCTTTGGAAAGATTGCACTCTATAAACTTCATGAATACGTGCAGCAGCCTGGCTGGCATTACACACTGCTGCCAGTGAATCTTTCAGTGACAGTTCATATGATAGGCGATCATCATTAACTTCAGTAGTATTGTGTTGGACTCTGTATACTACTTTTGATCCAGAACTTTCTCTCGTGTCCCTGTTCATATCAAGAGATAATAGTTGCACGCTTATTGAAGATTCTGCAAgataccctgcaattcctttgtgACCGTTTGCAGAAGCCAGGTCAGCTGGTGTTCTACCAGAAGGATGCTCTGGGCTTGGATCAGTCAGCACCCCAGGTGCTGCGCCAAGAGAGATGAGGGAAGCAACTGTGAGCTCCCTGAAAATTAGAATTGAGACGTATGTAAAGAAAGTCCAATCATTGAAGTACTATAATTAGTTTATCCAGATTTTGTTGGAATTTTTAATACAGTTCCCAGCAGAACTTTTATCAGTTTCTTGATTGAAGACATTTCATCCATCAAGCCAATAACAAACTATTTCTCACATACTAGCAACAAAGTTGCAATTAATATTAGTGATATAATCAGCTATAAACTTATAATATGGTAGACAGATATAATCAGCTTCAAATACTACTTTGATCAAATGCATTACATTCTACAAGCACTAAAGTTCTCACCTGCCACAGAATGCAGCCCAATGAAGAGCAGTCCATCCATTTACATCGCAGAAGTTCACATTTACACCAGCAATTACTGTGGGTTGTAAGGCCCAATCATAGCCAAGAGCAGCCGCAAGATGAAGTACTCCTTGGCCACCCTCATCCAATACATTAGGGCCTTTCCCATCTTCGATGACTTTTTGAAGGAGCCACCCAAGTAACTTATCTTTCAAAAGATTTTGAAGCAGATGCTCCTGTACATTTTGTGGAGAAAAATCTTTCTCTAGAGTAAGTTTCAGCAGCTTATCCCaatcatcctcctccttcctcagCAAAGAACTTATTTTACTTCTCAGTTCAGATTTCTCGCTTACACTGATTGGATCGAAGTTTTGAGGTAAGGTATGCCCCATGTACAGCAGCTCTTCAAATCGCACACTGAAATTATCAGAAATGCTCTCTCTCTGCTCAGCTGCATTGTTGACTTCTTGAGTGTAAATGTCTCGGAAATCAAATTCTCGTATTTCACTACATGCTAACCTATTGGAACAAGTTACATAGAAAGGAATCCTCCCAGTTTTATGTGGAGGAGTATAACAAGAAAGAACACCATTGTCAATGATATTAGCTGGCACTTCTACCTCACCGAACATGCAAGACCATTTACATTGTTCAGCTTCCTGTAGACTCCTCAAGAATTGTCCATAAATGAGAATCTGTACAAGTTTGTAACAAATGAAGAAACAAATAATCAAAATTATAGAACTGAAGAAGTAATATGAATGAGTTGGGAAAAAGTCCAGTGAACATAACATCAAAACTGAGAGCAAGTACAGAATATCAAAAGATCCACCTTAGTTTCTGAACCTTCAAATGCCCAGCTTGGGGAAAAGTCAATAATAGTAAAAAGTTGATCATGGGAAATAGATGGATCCAGTGCATAGGTATCCAGGTGCACTTCAGAAGGAATAGTTGCATTGTCcacatcattttcattttcaacTGTACCCCAATAAGCACTAAAAGTGGATGGAGTTTTAGATTCTTCCACATCTCCAAGTTCTTTACTCATCCATTGGTTGAAACTGTCAAGCTTCTTCAGACCCTCTTCTGCAAGGGATCCATCTAACAGAGCCTTCTTTAGAGTTAAATTTGTATCATCTATTCCATCCAGGCTTCTATTGGTTTCTATCTTCTCTTTTGCATCTAATAGTTTTTCTTGAGGGTCATCTATCATAAGAACCTTTGGTTTATCTTGATGTATAAGACACTGTTCCAAGGATCTTTGAGGATCAAATTCATATAACTCATTCATTACCTGCCAATTTCCTTCAACTTGTACCATATTTTCTTTCCCATTCACTTTGGTAATATTGGTGGTGAAATTTGACCTCATTAGAGAGGGATTGCTATTGATTCCCATGTTATCAGGTTGGATTTCAGGGAGTACGGGTTGAAGAGGCATGTATTGACTTCTCCCATTATTTTCCAAGATATATTCCCACATTGAAAAGCCAAGGTGTTGTGGGGGTTCATATGCCAATCTAACATTATGAATGTCTTTGATTTTGCCAGCTTGACTGAGCATGATATGATTCATCCCAGGAGTGCCACACAACTTCTCTTGTTCATCTGTGATGGTTTCAATATTGCAATTAGTACAACATATCAGGTAAGAACCTGCATGAATACAGAGGCGTGGATATATGGAAGATAAAAGCGTAAAGCaaataaaaatgaagaaattTACTTATGAACTGTGGCGGGCAATAAGGATCAGGAATCTTCTCAACAACTGGGTGTTGTGTCTCAAGGAAGGAGTAGTCTTCTGAACTTGCATAATTATTCAATGCTGTAAACACTACACCAAGTTACAACTTACAAATACGAAATACAAACAAACACAAGAAAATACTAAAGAGCTAAGGCATAAATATTAACCGAACTATGTTTCTCTATTCTTGAAAGTAAAACATCTGAAATCATCAACAAAATGAGGCTACAAACAAAAGAAATACCTGACTCAGCTTCTTCATATTCTGTTGcttgagtgctcttcatgcttgTTGTATCTATTGTATGTGATGGAACCTGGTAGTTATGTGGATGAAGACTACATGATAAAAAAATTTCCTTCTCTGTGGAACCTGGTAGTTTGTCAATTTGTGCATAAGGAAGAGATTCTTGATTTTCTTTGGCAGCACCTCTAAAATTTGCCTTAGTTGCCTGATTATTTTAAGCAAAAgggaaagggggggggggggggttaaaGATTATCTTGACCATCTAACTAGTTTCCAAAAAATAGCAGATAAAATTGTAGCATGTTACCTTCACTTCCCTATAATGGACAAGAACAATGTGCGAGAGTTCCCTACAATAATATTTAGATACAATAAATGAGACAAGATGATACCAAGAAGAGGTCAATCCACAGTTAGATGCATGAAATAGAAACGATCTATTTCtggaatataattaaattaaacataagaATGTGATCAACTGTTGCTGAATCTTTCTCATCGGCACTAGGTAAAGCAAAGCAAATCACCATTAACCAAGAAGAAACACCTACATAAGGACCAGTATGTGCGTATTTGAAAGTTTTCATTTTCCTGGATAAAAATATAAAGGAGAACCTCTGCTGAGATCTTTAATaacattaagaaaaaaaaaatcttactcATCAAGCATCCAGTATGTGCgtctttgaaaattttcattttcttctccgTGTGCATAATAGCAGTGCAACACATCCACACTTCCAGCCTAAAAGCATCACAATccattcaaattaataatttataagaaagaaagaagctaTTGATACACGTCCTAGAGCAGAATTCATTTTTAATGGCAATAAATAAATCTTACAGCTTCATTTATCATTTCAGTGCCTGCTAAATGTGAGTTGTAACTTGTAATAAAACTTATGATGGTGATCTTAGCTTCTATATATTTACCTTAAGTCTCTCATGAGCTTCCCTCACTGTTTTTCCATCCTTTTTCTTTCTCCAGTTGTGGCCATCCTTTCTAAAGTATCTCAGCACCTTCCGATCAAACAGGAAAAGTGAACCACCTAATGTCAACCAAAAATATAATTAGACAGAGGAACATCTTGAAATCAAACACAGCACACTGATGCTTGACAATAGTGCAGGCCCAAGTCACCTCATAAAATGTTAAATCTAGAAAATATTATGTGTTTAGTTTGCGTTtgcatttttgttttcatttttagtgttttctgtTTTGAAGATTTTGTGAAAGAAATAGTGAAAACAGGAtatgaaaatagaaaacaagattttattgtttttcctattttctctttCCCGCAACAAAATCTTGAAAATAGAGAATACTGAAAATTAAAATGGAAAGTGAAAATGCGAACCAAAAGTGCCCATGAATAATAATTCCCTCCCCTTATCcctttcaaatagaagaagaaaaacaagtaaCGGAAAAAGAATTTTAATTCCTTTTTGCCCAAATCAAGTAAAAGGAAGTCGTTAAGAACTCAAGACAACTGTTGACTTGGGAAGAAGAGAATCATACTTGGCGGCATATGTGCAGGCTCTGGAGCAATTTGGAACATTTTATAATTACTGAGAATTTCACAAATTTCAGCTGGGCGCAGCCATCGACGCTGCGCTTCTATAAGAATTTGCTCAATATCTGTTTCCATGAGAGAATAGCAATTAGATATTGATACAGATTGCTTTAAATAACTCAGAGAAACGCAATTAATAACAGTGATACAGTACTGCTTCCCTTACTCAGGTCAGTGAAGTGGacggaaaaaaagagagaagagaagaaaaagaaacagaaaatgaaagcttcaatttttTAGTCAATATATATTGAAGCAAACATGGACAACAAGAGACTGCAATTCACTCCCGATTTACGCATACCAAGATTTGTAAGCAACTTGATTCCCTTTTCATCACTAACAAGATAACTATCTAGTCCGGTTTCTTATGAACCAAGTCAACCAAACTAcagaaataagaaagggaaaaaaaacttCTGAGTACTAAGACATGGCAGTTGAAGCTAAGCTAACCAAGTTCAAACATGCAGAGACTATAGACTTCAAAACTCAACACAAACCATTGTCCACCCTTATTCTGAGATGAGAAAGCTGGCTACAAAACCATGCAAAATTTTCTTCACTGAGTAATAATCAGAATTAATATTTTGGGACTGGAAGAAAAAGGCCTCACAGAGTTCTTGTTAAGGGAAATAGGGAAATGTTCGTATAATATGATGCTATTGCTATGATTCTAGCAGTCACATATCTATTTTGGAAATCAACTAGAATGAAGAAAGCATGTAAGAGATAATCCGCAAAAAGAGGGTCAAAGAACGCTTACTAAATTGATTAGGGGGAACATAGCACTTGACGTCAGCCATGGAAATGGAATCCAAGTCACAATCACTTGGGATGGGTTAGATTCAACCGCAGTTTTGTAGAACTGTAAGCAGCAAAGCAGAGTTGTCTTTTGAGATTTTGAGCGGAAAAAACATTCAGACTAGACAAGGCtacgtatttttttatttttcattctttttcaccTAAAATCTAAACAAAAAGAGATAGAGATGTTGTAGTACAATGATGAATGAATGTGTAATGTAATGTTGGAAAGTTCAAATCAAGGTTTAACGCGGAGAGAGAATGTAATGATGTTGTTTTTTGGAAGAGATACtgtattgcttttttttttcgacGCGGGAGTGCGGGACGTACAACTAGCAAGGGTAGTGTAGCAGTGTCAGCATAACGTAATAATAAGTAGAAGCGCCACTTTACACTTGTCAAAGGGTGATGCAAATTTGTTTGACTGATatattttctttctcaatttctaTTTGACTAACCTTTCTTTCCTGGAACCTTCGCAAATACCCTTTCTTTCACCCGTAGACTTTCTGGTCCATATTTATATTGCACCCTCTGTCTCCTCTTCTTGTCATTTTCTCCACCCGCGATAAATAATGACTAATACTTCTCTAACAAAGTCAAGACCGTTATTACATTGTGTTTATGCTTTGAGATGGCCGTTGATTGTGACGTCATTGCATCCTGGTCATGTATTGAAATGTGACAATGTTTTACACACTcaataactcttttttttttttctgggtgaagaagagagagtatatgtcatttgaattataatttgttgGCTTTTTCATCGACAtttcatttatatataaattttagacTACATTAAAATGTTATACCCATATATATTAAACAACATtacattttattaaaataaatttaatttgcatatattattaaataattaaaaccaATTATCTTTAAgacttattattatttgtatcataatatgataataaattaataattcaaatgaaagaataatataattattaatgtattaaaattaaaattttataatatattaacacATTAGGGAACTAAAATTAGCATCAGAAAGTAGTGTAGCCTACCGGGGAAAGAAAAAGGTAGAACAACCTGGTCATATTTGCTTCTCAACCCTGCATAATTATTGCATTGTTCGAAGAATTCCGTTGCATTTAAGGGATTAACTTCTTTAACTCATAAGGTACtaactaaaagagaaaaagaaaggaccCACCTCAATAGTTTTTTCTCTTCAAGATAGCAATAGATCATGCTCAATAGTCAATAGTATGATAATCCCATTCATACGGACGTCTTGAAAGCAGAAATTTTAACCAAGCTTTATTTACCCTAGCATTAACATAGAAAATCAACATAAATAAAATGATACTcaactattttaatttatcatgAACGCAAGGAATGGAAAAAAAATGAGCCTCACGAAAAATAGGCACtaaaaatttcaatgaaaaaattgGTCACCATGAAAGTCATATATCAAGAAAGATTTTCCAAATCAACACCAAAAATTACCTATGAGAAGGGGAGAATAAAAAGATAGATTGATTCATATGGTAACAATAAGGAACAACATATACATTTAACTTCATAAGATCTTCAAGGAAGGGACTGCGGTTATGACCATCTTTTTTCAGTGCATTTGGTCCATAAACAGACAAAAACAGAAGCATACAATCAGAAGCTCAGAACAATTTAAAGCATATTAGTAGTGtaatatataaatactaaaacaGGAAATTGTGAAAGTTACCTGTGTTACCTAACATAGAGCTCTTCTATCCTCTTCTCAAGACCCTTCTCCAACACATTCTGATCAGCAATTTCTGTGCTGCATCAGTTCTTCCATTCTCTGGTCAAAACCTTCCTTCTCTTCTCTAGCTTGATCTCAGTTTTCACCTGTTTAATGGGGAAAAAGAATTACTTTCACTCTTGAACTTAAAATTATGCCTGAATCCAAGCACTTGTGAAACTGAAGAAAACCAGCATGCACACACCAAATGAAATACAGATCAGAACCCTTGCCTAAACTAGTAATCCGTCAGCAAAGATAATTATGAGCTGTTTAAAGCCTCCTGAatgtccaaaatataaaaatcaattcaaaGGGCTCAATTTAGAGAAGACTTGAATTTGGACTTCAAAATGAATTTCAACACAAGTAAAGAAACAACCTGTTTGGATTTGCAAATTGAGAATCACTAGGGAAAAAAGTGCATGTCCGGGTGAGTGAGTTTTACATCTAGGTCAAAATGCAAAGCAGagcattttcataatttattccaTTCTTTCATATATAGTGATAAAATTGATAAGGGAAAATATAAAGgatagtaaaaaaaaatcatgaCTTTACCCACTTTACAATAAAAACATTGAAAGAAACACAtctaaagataaaataatattgaccgtccaaaaatcaaatttctgaaATCCTTGTTCTGTGAAATATGTAGCCACATCGTTTCTTTTGGCTTATCTGCATTTTTCTCAAATTTCCTAGTAACAAATCTATAGAATGAAAAAATAGTAATTTTCAAGCTAATATAAGATCAttttaaaataacaatgaaattACTAACGGGATATTACTACATATCAAATTCTTTtccaaatataataaatttaatttaaagctTACCAGTTTAGTTACTAAGCACAAATCTATTGAATAATTTCATAACTCACAAGGGTATATTTACCTAAGTAAAATGTAAGTCGGTCCAAAAATAAGCTTTCTAAGATACGTAACTCGACATTATCATCCAC
This genomic window contains:
- the LOC112734384 gene encoding calmodulin-binding transcription activator 3 isoform X2; this encodes MADVKCYVPPNQFNIEQILIEAQRRWLRPAEICEILSNYKMFQIAPEPAHMPPSGSLFLFDRKVLRYFRKDGHNWRKKKDGKTVREAHERLKAGSVDVLHCYYAHGEENENFQRRTYWMLDEELSHIVLVHYREVKATKANFRGAAKENQESLPYAQIDKLPGSTEKEIFLSCSLHPHNYQVPSHTIDTTSMKSTQATEYEEAESALNNYASSEDYSFLETQHPVVEKIPDPYCPPQFINEQEKLCGTPGMNHIMLSQAGKIKDIHNVRLAYEPPQHLGFSMWEYILENNGRSQYMPLQPVLPEIQPDNMGINSNPSLMRSNFTTNITKVNGKENMVQVEGNWQVMNELYEFDPQRSLEQCLIHQDKPKVLMIDDPQEKLLDAKEKIETNRSLDGIDDTNLTLKKALLDGSLAEEGLKKLDSFNQWMSKELGDVEESKTPSTFSAYWGTVENENDVDNATIPSEVHLDTYALDPSISHDQLFTIIDFSPSWAFEGSETKILIYGQFLRSLQEAEQCKWSCMFGEVEVPANIIDNGVLSCYTPPHKTGRIPFYVTCSNRLACSEIREFDFRDIYTQEVNNAAEQRESISDNFSVRFEELLYMGHTLPQNFDPISVSEKSELRSKISSLLRKEEDDWDKLLKLTLEKDFSPQNVQEHLLQNLLKDKLLGWLLQKVIEDGKGPNVLDEGGQGVLHLAAALGYDWALQPTVIAGVNVNFCDVNGWTALHWAAFCGRELTVASLISLGAAPGVLTDPSPEHPSGRTPADLASANGHKGIAGYLAESSISVQLLSLDMNRDTRESSGSKVVYRVQHNTTEVNDDRLSYELSLKDSLAAVCNASQAAARIHEVYRVQSFQRKQLKEYDDKFGISDEDALSLITVKPHKVGQRNEPVHAAAIRIQNKFRSWKGRKEFLMIRQRIVKIQAHVRGHQVRKNCGKIIWSVGILEKVILRWRRKGSGLRGFKLEDVPEGTMVQDTQCKEDEYDFLKEGRKQTEERLQKALSRVKSMVQYPEARDQYHRLLNVVTEIQENQVLYPFFYEFLSIFLLCKSAVCSFFFSSQYIKAVIFIPLKIYPNVLLKLNIDFFV
- the LOC112734384 gene encoding calmodulin-binding transcription activator 3 isoform X11, coding for MADVKCYVPPNQFSGSLFLFDRKVLRYFRKDGHNWRKKKDGKTVREAHERLKAGSVDVLHCYYAHGEENENFQRRTYWMLDEELSHIVLVHYREVKATKANFRGAAKENQESLPYAQIDKLPGSTEKEIFLSCSLHPHNYQVPSHTIDTTSMKSTQATEYEEAESALNNYASSEDYSFLETQHPVVEKIPDPYCPPQFINEQEKLCGTPGMNHIMLSQAGKIKDIHNVRLAYEPPQHLGFSMWEYILENNGRSQYMPLQPVLPEIQPDNMGINSNPSLMRSNFTTNITKVNGKENMVQVEGNWQVMNELYEFDPQRSLEQCLIHQDKPKVLMIDDPQEKLLDAKEKIETNRSLDGIDDTNLTLKKALLDGSLAEEGLKKLDSFNQWMSKELGDVEESKTPSTFSAYWGTVENENDVDNATIPSEVHLDTYALDPSISHDQLFTIIDFSPSWAFEGSETKILIYGQFLRSLQEAEQCKWSCMFGEVEVPANIIDNGVLSCYTPPHKTGRIPFYVTCSNRLACSEIREFDFRDIYTQEVNNAAEQRESISDNFSVRFEELLYMGHTLPQNFDPISVSEKSELRSKISSLLRKEEDDWDKLLKLTLEKDFSPQNVQEHLLQNLLKDKLLGWLLQKVIEDGKGPNVLDEGGQGVLHLAAALGYDWALQPTVIAGVNVNFCDVNGWTALHWAAFCGRELTVASLISLGAAPGVLTDPSPEHPSGRTPADLASANGHKGIAGYLAESSISVQLLSLDMNRDTRESSGSKVVYRVQHNTTEVNDDRLSYELSLKDSLAAVCNASQAAARIHEVYRVQSFQRKQLKEYDDKFGISDEDALSLITVKPHKVGQRNEPVHAAAIRIQNKFRSWKGRKEFLMIRQRIVKIQAHVRGHQVRKNCGKIIWSVGILEKVILRWRRKGSGLRGFKLEDVPEGTMVQDTQCKEDEYDFLKEGRKQTEERLQKALSRVKSMVQYPEARDQYHRLLNVVTEIQENQVLYPFFYEFLSIFLLCKSAVCSFFFSSQYIKAVIFIPLKIYPNVLLKLNIDFFV